The segment ATGAAAATTCTCCCGTCGCTGGCAAGACTGTTGTTTTTACTGGTTCACTTGAGCAAATGAGCAGGGACGAAGCCAAGGCAATGGCCGAACGGTTGGGCGCGAAGGTTGCAGGCTCTGTTTCTAAGAAAACCGATCTACTGGTTGCAGGCCCGGGCGCTGGTTCGAAGCTCAAGAAAGCAACAGAGCTTGGCATTGATACTGTTGATGAACAGGGTTGGTTCGACCTGATTTCATAGCCATATGAAGTGAGGCCACAAAGAGCGTTTGGCAAAGGGGCTGGCTTGAGCTGGAAATTCCAAGAAATGAAACGTGGCTTCGCGGATGGCCTGCCAGTCATGATTGCGGTCGTCGCTTTCGGCGGCTTGTTTGGAGCGGTTGCGGCTGAACGCGGTTTATCGTTTTGGGAAGCTGTGTTTTTATCTGCCTCCGTTTTTGCTGGCGCTAGCCAATTCACGGCCTTGCAGTTTTGGGAACACCCGTTGCCCTATGCCACTATTCTTATGATCGTTGTCGCCGTTAATTTTCGCCACATCCTTTATGGTGCAGCATTGGGTAAAAAGCTCGATCGTTTTTCGCGGTCACAGAAATTTTTCAGTTTTTTCTTTCTCTCAGACCCGACCTTTGCACTGGCTGAAAAACGGTTTGAAGAAGCTCAAGAAGACCCTAATGATGTTGGGCTAACGGCCTATTATTTTCTAGGCGCGTCTTTGGGCATTTATCCTGTTTGGGTCGGTACAACTGCACTCGGGCATATCTTCGGCGGATTGATTGAAAGCCCTGAGCGCTATGGAATCGACTTCATTTTGCCGATTTATTTTCTAGTACTTTTGATTGGGTTTCGAGCGCGAGCAAATTGGTTTTGGGTGGTTGTCAGTTCAGGGACTGCGGCTTATTTCGCGTTGATCACGCTTGGCTCCCCTTGGCATATTAGCATCGGCGCTTTGGTCGGCATTGCTGTTGGCGCTCTACTTGGTGGCAAGAAGGAGGCAGTGGCATGAATGAAACATTCTGGCTCATTCTCGCGCTCGGTATTGCCACCTATGCAACGCGCTCGCTTGGTTATTTGATCGTCTCCCAGTTTGGCACATTGCACCCACGTGTTTTGGCAGCGCTTGATGCGGTGCCTGCAGCCGTTATAACCACCATCGTGCTGCCGCCCGTCATCGAGGGCGGACTTGCCGAGCGGCTTACATTTGTGATTGCGGTGCTTTTGAGCTTGCGTCTTTCAATGCCAATTACGTTAGCAATCAGCATTGTTGTGCTTGGTCTGTTGCGAGCCTTTATCGGCTAAGCCATCGGTGCTGTCATATCTTTCAACCAAGCGCGTTCGTCTTCATCAAGACGGTCTGCGAGCTTTTCATAGACTGATTGGTGATAGGTATTGAACCATGAAAGTTCGTCTTTAGAAAGCAGCGAAACATTGACCAGACGCCGATCAATCGGTGCGAAGGTCAGCGTTTCAAATCCCATCATGAGCCTGTCACCTGACCAAATTCGTCGTGGTTCGGTTACAATGATTAGGTTTTCAATGCGGATACCATAGGCGTCCGTCTTGTAATATCCTGGTTCATTGGAAAGGATCATTCCGACTTCAAGTGGAATGGTCGAGACCTTGGAAATACGCTGCGGGCCTTCATGGACGCTCAAGAACGATCCAACGCCGTGCCCTGTTCCATGATCGAAATCATGACCTGCTTGCCATAACGCATGACGGGCGAGGCTATCCAGTTGTGCACCGCTGGTCCCTTTTGGAAAACGCGCTATTGAGATCGCAATCATGCCCTTCAATACGAGCGTGAAATGACGCTTCATGTCATCGGTTGGATGGCCGATAGGAACCGTGCGAGTAATATCAGTGGTGCCGTCTTGATACTGACCACCCGAATCCACCAGATAAAGTGTATCGTCTTTAAAGGAAGCGTTGGTTGCTTCCGTCACACGGTAATGAACGATAGCCCCATTGGCTCCAAAACCTGAAATTGTATCAAAGGAAATGTCCTGCAAAGGAACGCCGTCCTTCTTGCCTTCTTCCTTGCGCAAGCTCTCAAGTTTCTTTGCTGCCTTAATTTCATTGAGGGACGAGGTTTCTTGGTTTGATAGCCAAAACAGAAAACGAGTAATTGCCGCGCCGTCGCGAATGTGAGCCGCTCTTGATCCGGCAAGTTCGACTTGGTTTTTAATGGCTTTCGGTAAAACACAAGGATCAGGCTTTTCTAAAACTGTTCCACCGTTGCCTTCAATATGGGTTTTAAACACCATGCCAGTGGTCGCAGGATCAATCGCGATTGTGCCGTCTATGGTTGATAGTTTGTCCAATAGGTCATCTTTATCGCAGAGACTGACAAGTTTCCCGACTTTGGCTTTTACCCCATCATTGAGCTTTTCTTGATTGATAAAAAGCTCGGGCGCTTTGTCGGCATGAATAATTACGAAGCCGAGGGTGAGCGGTGTGTGGGGTACGTCGTTGCCGCGAATGTTTAAGAGCCAGCAAAGGGAATCGGGTTGTGTAATGAGGAATGCAGTTGCACCCATTTCACGAACTTCACTTTGCATCGCACTGATTTTATCGCTGGCCTCTTGCCCTGACAATGCCATCGGCTGGAGGACAACTTGGCTGCATGGTGGCGCGGGGCGATCTTGCCAAACGACATCCACCAAATTGTCATGCGCCACCAAAATAGCGCCTGTTTTCTCAAGCTTGTGTTCAAGTCGCTTAATCTCGCTAACAGGGTGAAGCCAAGGGTCATAAGCGAGGCGGTCATCTTTCGTCAGGTTTTCAGCCAGCCACTCACCCATGGATTGATCAGCAATGTGCACGGGTTCCAACAGGTCAACGGCCACTTGGTCACGTACTTGTAGGGTGTATCGTCCATCAATGAAGATGGCGGCTTTATCCTTTAAGACCGCAGCCATGCCTGCCGATCCTGTGAAGCCCGTGAGCCATGCAAGGCGTTCAGCGCAAGCAGGCACATATTCGCCTTGATGTTCATCTGCACGGGGAATGAGGAAGCCGGTAACACCTGCTTTCGCCATTGCATCACGCAGGTGAGTGAGACGTTTTGGATCGCCAGAATCAGCTGAAGGGGGAGAGAAGTCTTGAAACATGAGGGTTTTGGCCGCCGAGAGGAGTGTCTTAAGAAAGGTTAAACTTTTTTGGCTGGTATAACAATTTATCCATGCAATTTTTGCAGTGCAGCATTGTTTGATTGGCTCTACTGCTTTTTCACAAAACGCTTATCTTCTAACTTGTAACTCGCAAGGTCGTCCCTCCCACTGACTTTGCCAATAGAAACGGAATTATTGTTATGGCTAGAAAATCTTTTTATGCAGGATTGATCAAATCTCGTGAATTGCAAGCCAAGCGTTATGTGAATGGCTTCCTGCTTGATTTTGATGATCAAACATTGAAAGCACGTGGCTTTGATCGCTCAACTTTGTTGCGCGAAGGTTCTTCACGCCGCGGTATCTAAGTATATTGGTATCACATCAGGCAACGACTTGATGTAGTACTGATTACGATGAGCAAAAGAGACGGGGACTTTGGCCCCGTTTTTTTGTGACCTTTTTTAGGTCGTCAGGGTCTGTGTAAAACCAGTGTTGCCCAGCCTTCGCGGTGGATGCTGTCCACCAATATAGCGCCCTGTGCGCGGTAGGCGGCAAGAACTGCTGGTTTTTGGTGGATCAGCAAGCCAGACAAGATGATTGTCGCATTAGCGGCAAGGTGCTCGCTCATTGGTCTAGCTAGTGTTTGCAATGGCTTGGCGAGAATGTTGGCGATGACCAGTCCAAACGGACCTTTTTCTGTGAAAACAGGATGGTGAAATCCGGCGGCCGTTTCACAATGCACCAATTGGGCAACGCCGTTTAGTTCCATATTCTCGCGCGCGATTTTGACGGACGTTGCATCAATGTCGGTTGCAAGGACAGGCTGTTTGGTTTGTTTAGCAACGGCTGCGGCCAAAACGCCAGAGCCTGTACCAAGATCGAGAATATTGATGAAATCATGCCGCTTAGTAACGCGCTCTATCGCATCAAGGCAGCCAGCCGTCGTGCCATGGTGCCCCGTGCCAAAGGCTTGGTTCGCATCAATTTGTATGGCGTGTTGGTGCGGTCTAACTTGATCGAGATCATGAGCACCGTGAACGAAAAAACGGCCAACGCGGACTGGTTTCAAATCTTTCAAGCCTTCGAGTACCCAATCAACATTATCGGGCAGGGCTTTGTGTTCTAGCTGTTTAGCAACGTCGCCCAGTTCTTGAACCAAAACCGTCAGGCTGTGCTCTTCTTGCGGGTAGATATCCACTGTCCACGTTGACGGATCATCCGGGTCTTCAAACGTGGCGGATGCTGGATAGCCTAGCAGGTCTGATTGTGAGGCGCGGTCGGAGAGGGCTTCTGCGGTTTCCCGGTCAAATCGACCACTTAGTACAATACTCATTCATAAACATCCTGATTGGCTTTTTGCGGTGGACCAAGGGATAAAACCTTGTCACCTGCTTGTGCTTTTGGTTTGCCATTTGGCGTGGCAAATTCCAAGCCACCATTTGTCTTTATTATGCCAATCACCCGATTTCTCTCTGAGCGTGTTGCCAAATAATCGTCAAAGCTGAATTCTTCGCTCAATAAAGTCGTTTGTATCGTCTCGCCCGTTTTAATGCGATCTATCGCTTCATAAAGGTCAATCGGGTTCAAGAACAAACGCCGCCCGCCAACGGTGAAAGACATGGTTTGATTGTCGCTCTTTAGGTCTGCTTCAGCGGCTAGTTGCAACACATTGGTGCGACCAAATTCGTGGGCCATTTCTGTGCAGACGAGTGCGTTATAAGCATCGTTGTCGGAGATGGCGATAAGGTGGCTGAAGCTGTGTACATCAAGCCGATGTTCGCGCACCTCAGACAGGATTTCGCCGAAGTAAACGGGAATATCTGCATAGCGCGCTTCTTTTAAATGCGAGAAATTACTGTCGGCGATGGTGACGGGAATGCCGTTGTCTTTCATCTCTTGTGCGACTGCAACGGCAAAAGGGTTGGACCCGACCAATAACAGGCCAGGGGTTGCCGATGAGGAAAGACCAAGCGCTTTGGCAAGCGGACTAAGTGAGAAGCCGTGCAAGATGACGGTGATGAATACCACGGCAAAGGCAAGGGCTACCATGCGGTCGCCATCAGGATTTCCCATTTCGCTGAGCGCTGCACCAAACAAACCAGTGACGGCGACTGCAACAATACCGCGCGGTGCAATCCAGCCTGTGAGAAAGCGTTCTTGCCACGTAAGGTCTGCCCCAATGGTCGACACCCAAACAGAAAGCGGGCGCACTACAAATAAGAGCAGGGCGATATAAGCGGCGTCACGCAGGGTGAGGGCTTGGAGCGTTTCAGGTTCAAGCGTTGCCGTTAGAATGACGAATAGGGCGGAGACCAATAAAATGGTGATGACCTCTTTAAAGCGGCGCATCTCAGCCAAGCTTGCAATGCGTGAATTACCCATGGCGACACCCATTGCCGTAACCGTAAGCAGGCCTGCTTCTTCTAAGATGTGGTTGGTCGCGACATAGCTTGCCAAAAGGGCAATGAGGATGATTGGTGCTTTTAAGAACTCTGGTACTTGCCCCCGAATGAAGAGGCCCGCGATTGTCTTGCCAAGATACCACCCGCCGATTGCGCCAACAGGCATGGCGATGGCAAAGCGAATGAGTACCGATGTGAGATCGTGATGGCTATCAACCGCGCCGAAGACCAAGAAAAGCTCAAACGCTAAAACCGCGAACAATGCACCAACCGGATCAGCAATGATTGCTTCCCAGCGAAGCAGGGCAGAGGGACGTTTTGTAAGCTTGGCATTGCGCAACAATGGCATGATGACGGTTGGGCCTGTCACCACAAATATACCGGATAAAATGGCAGCTGCTGGCCAACCAAGGCCGCCAACATAATGCGCTGCCATTGCACCAAAAAACCACGCAATGGGCGCGCCGACAAAGACCAATCGTCTGACTGCTTTTGAGGTGTCTTTGATCTCGGAAAAATTGAGCGTTAAGCCGCCTTCATATAAGATCACCGCCACGGCTAGTCCGATGGCAGGCCTTAATATCCCTTCGAAATCTGCGCGTGGATCAAGTAAGCCAAATACGGGGCCTGCTAAAATGCCCGCTGCTGCCAAAAGGACGATTGCTGGTAAATGAAAACGCCAAGCGATCCATTGGGCCGTGATGCCTAGGGCGCCAATAAGGGCGATTTTGCCTGCAATATCTTCCATTCCGGTTCCTCAGTATTTGAATTGATGAGTTTCACAATCGACACAGAATTATCCTTCTGATAGATAACGGAACGGCTGAAGTTTTACAGCTTATATTTGTTATTTTAGGATGTTGTTATGTCACAAAATCTTCGGTCAATACTTGTTTTATTCGTTTTCGTTTCTTCTTTTCTTTCCCATCAATCCGTACTGGCCAGTGAATCCGCTCTTTTGTCTCTCTTTGAGCAGCTTGAAAAGCGCGGCATTGTGGTCTCTCACTCCAATTTGCAGGGAGCTGGTGATAGCGCAACGTTTGATGAGATCAAGCTTTCAAGCGGTAAAGATAATGCGCCGCAATTTGTCTTCTCATCCGGCACTGTGACCAAGGCTAAAGCCAGCGCTGGTGTTGGTTTAGACGGAGAGGGTTTTACTGCTAAAAAGTTGCGTATTGTCAGCGGTGACCAATCTATCGCGTTTACAAATTTCCAAGTCCAAGACTTCTCGTTTCCTCATATGGAAATTCTTTTGGACGCGCCTGTTGAAACCGACCCATTGATCAAACAAGCAGATCCATTGGGTGTGCTAAATGGGGCGTTTTATAAATTTGTGGCTGGTGCAAGTTTCTCTCTTTTTGGCGTGGATAGCACGGAGACCCTTGTGCATGTCGACGAGGTAAAAGCTAATGTTTCTACTGGCCCCTTGGCTTTGGAACAGATGCAAGATGGCAAGCTTGCTAGCTACGCGATTAACAACGTTGAATACAAAGTCGAAGGGGTGCAGGGGCAGGACGTTTCCTTTTCAATCGAGAAGATCCTTGTCGCTGATTACAATCTCAAAACCCTTGCCCATGTCTTAGATAACGACAATTACAAAGACGGCAAAGGCGATGGTGTGTGGCTTGAGGCTGTAGGTGTTGGCACGGCAACCAATATGGAAATGTTGATCGACGGTAGCACCGTTAAAATTGCGAAAATCACCAATGGTGTTTCTCGTTTGCGCCAGCTGGATATTTCGCCACTTGAAGCGATGAAAGCAATGCAGGGCGTGGCTCAAGCGCAGCAAACGGATAATAACCGGGTTGAATTATTCCGCGAGTTTTTCCCCGCGTTATCATCTCTTTACCGCATGATGGAGATTGATGAAATGCGACTGGAAGGCATGGTCGTCTCTCCTCCAAAACCAGCAGTGCCATTTGAACTTGGTACTATTTTAATTGATCGATTTTCTGTGGATCAAGGGCTGAAGGAAGTCAGCATTGCAGACCTAGCCTTCACTGACAAAAATGGGATGTCTGTCAATCTTGGTCGATTTGCGCTTGGCGATATTCAGTTTCCAGCCCTTGTCGACATTATGGCATATCTTGAAAGCCTCAGCGGTGATACCGCCCCTGAACTGAATTATGCCGCTGTTGCATCTCTTTCGCCGACACTTGGTGAGATCGATGTGAAAAATTTCGACGCGGTTTTCGGTAACGACAATCATCTCAATATTGAAGGCGCAACACTGAGTGCTTCCAATTACATTGGCTTGGTGCCGACCAAATTATCCTTGAAGCTCGACAATGTGAATGTGCCGCTTGCTGGCTTGTCGCGCTCTAATGGCGTCGCCGAAGTTTTGTTCAAGATGGGGTATAAGAAAGCCGTGTTGAACGGAACCATCGATATGGCGTGGACGGAAGCGACAAAAGAACTTGAAATTTTGCCAAGCCAAATACGCATCAATGACTTGGGTGTTTTGAACCTGTCAGCGAAGATGGGCAATGTGCCGCGACAATTTATTGAAGACCCGCAAGATGGTGCTGCTTTGGCGCTTGGTGCGACCTTTAAGGAAGTCGAGATTTCTTTCGAAGATCAATCATTCACCAACCGTTTTGTTGAAAAGACAGCCAAAGAATCTGGCGGCGACGCTGCAACGGTACGCCAACAATTCAGCGCCATTGCAAAAGGACCGCTTGCCATTTTTCAAAGGCCAGAATTTGCTGAAATGGTGGGAACGGCCGTTGATAATTTTCTCGCAAATCCAGGCAAGATCACGGTGACCGCAAAACCTTCGGAGCCTATTGCTCTTGTTGGATTTGCAGTGATGGCTCAACAAGCACCAGGCAACGTTATCGATGCTTTGAATATTAAAGTATCAGGTCCGTAGTCATTAGAGTTTTCATCATTTAATTTATGGAATTTTAATCAATAAATTTCTAAGTATATTAAAAAATTTAGTTCATAATTTTCTTGTATTTACTTATAGGAGATGGTGATGGATTGGT is part of the Hyphomicrobiales bacterium genome and harbors:
- a CDS encoding 50S ribosomal protein L11 methyltransferase; the encoded protein is MSIVLSGRFDRETAEALSDRASQSDLLGYPASATFEDPDDPSTWTVDIYPQEEHSLTVLVQELGDVAKQLEHKALPDNVDWVLEGLKDLKPVRVGRFFVHGAHDLDQVRPHQHAIQIDANQAFGTGHHGTTAGCLDAIERVTKRHDFINILDLGTGSGVLAAAVAKQTKQPVLATDIDATSVKIARENMELNGVAQLVHCETAAGFHHPVFTEKGPFGLVIANILAKPLQTLARPMSEHLAANATIILSGLLIHQKPAVLAAYRAQGAILVDSIHREGWATLVLHRP
- a CDS encoding AzlD domain-containing protein, translated to MNETFWLILALGIATYATRSLGYLIVSQFGTLHPRVLAALDAVPAAVITTIVLPPVIEGGLAERLTFVIAVLLSLRLSMPITLAISIVVLGLLRAFIG
- a CDS encoding sodium:proton antiporter; its protein translation is MEDIAGKIALIGALGITAQWIAWRFHLPAIVLLAAAGILAGPVFGLLDPRADFEGILRPAIGLAVAVILYEGGLTLNFSEIKDTSKAVRRLVFVGAPIAWFFGAMAAHYVGGLGWPAAAILSGIFVVTGPTVIMPLLRNAKLTKRPSALLRWEAIIADPVGALFAVLAFELFLVFGAVDSHHDLTSVLIRFAIAMPVGAIGGWYLGKTIAGLFIRGQVPEFLKAPIILIALLASYVATNHILEEAGLLTVTAMGVAMGNSRIASLAEMRRFKEVITILLVSALFVILTATLEPETLQALTLRDAAYIALLLFVVRPLSVWVSTIGADLTWQERFLTGWIAPRGIVAVAVTGLFGAALSEMGNPDGDRMVALAFAVVFITVILHGFSLSPLAKALGLSSSATPGLLLVGSNPFAVAVAQEMKDNGIPVTIADSNFSHLKEARYADIPVYFGEILSEVREHRLDVHSFSHLIAISDNDAYNALVCTEMAHEFGRTNVLQLAAEADLKSDNQTMSFTVGGRRLFLNPIDLYEAIDRIKTGETIQTTLLSEEFSFDDYLATRSERNRVIGIIKTNGGLEFATPNGKPKAQAGDKVLSLGPPQKANQDVYE
- a CDS encoding AzlC family ABC transporter permease; amino-acid sequence: MKRGFADGLPVMIAVVAFGGLFGAVAAERGLSFWEAVFLSASVFAGASQFTALQFWEHPLPYATILMIVVAVNFRHILYGAALGKKLDRFSRSQKFFSFFFLSDPTFALAEKRFEEAQEDPNDVGLTAYYFLGASLGIYPVWVGTTALGHIFGGLIESPERYGIDFILPIYFLVLLIGFRARANWFWVVVSSGTAAYFALITLGSPWHISIGALVGIAVGALLGGKKEAVA
- a CDS encoding aminopeptidase P family protein; the encoded protein is MFQDFSPPSADSGDPKRLTHLRDAMAKAGVTGFLIPRADEHQGEYVPACAERLAWLTGFTGSAGMAAVLKDKAAIFIDGRYTLQVRDQVAVDLLEPVHIADQSMGEWLAENLTKDDRLAYDPWLHPVSEIKRLEHKLEKTGAILVAHDNLVDVVWQDRPAPPCSQVVLQPMALSGQEASDKISAMQSEVREMGATAFLITQPDSLCWLLNIRGNDVPHTPLTLGFVIIHADKAPELFINQEKLNDGVKAKVGKLVSLCDKDDLLDKLSTIDGTIAIDPATTGMVFKTHIEGNGGTVLEKPDPCVLPKAIKNQVELAGSRAAHIRDGAAITRFLFWLSNQETSSLNEIKAAKKLESLRKEEGKKDGVPLQDISFDTISGFGANGAIVHYRVTEATNASFKDDTLYLVDSGGQYQDGTTDITRTVPIGHPTDDMKRHFTLVLKGMIAISIARFPKGTSGAQLDSLARHALWQAGHDFDHGTGHGVGSFLSVHEGPQRISKVSTIPLEVGMILSNEPGYYKTDAYGIRIENLIIVTEPRRIWSGDRLMMGFETLTFAPIDRRLVNVSLLSKDELSWFNTYHQSVYEKLADRLDEDERAWLKDMTAPMA